The Maridesulfovibrio zosterae DSM 11974 genome contains a region encoding:
- the flhB gene encoding flagellar type III secretion system protein FlhB — protein MANDPSKTEKATPKRVNKARKDGSVAKGEEMGKIMTLLAGVIGLRVLIDTYYDQFYEIFHWFLTKGIFTELTPNSVLTLFIWCSKKLALILLPLFLFISFISYLILRLQVGKLWTTKVFKPKFSKIFNVMAGIKRLMFDIKTFVRLAKSLLLAIIVAIAPYVVIKKELANFIPLFYTDAHQLTIFILRVGYKMVTYAMVPMIVLAIADLWYARWNYQEEMKMSKDEVKDERKQAEGDPQIKQQQRQKMMAVLQQRMMADVPKADVVITNPTHYAIALRYDALQAPAPQVLAKGKNKIAERIKEAAREHNIPIRENKPLAQALYKQVEIGDIIPEELYQAVAAILAKLNKFTRK, from the coding sequence ATGGCAAATGATCCTAGCAAAACCGAGAAGGCGACCCCGAAACGAGTCAATAAAGCCCGAAAAGACGGAAGTGTTGCCAAAGGTGAAGAAATGGGCAAAATAATGACCCTTCTTGCCGGAGTTATAGGACTAAGGGTTCTTATCGACACTTACTATGATCAATTTTATGAAATCTTCCATTGGTTTTTAACTAAAGGCATATTTACTGAGCTTACCCCAAATTCTGTCCTCACACTTTTTATATGGTGTTCTAAGAAACTTGCTCTGATCCTGCTTCCTTTATTTTTATTTATTTCTTTCATTTCCTATCTGATTCTGCGCTTACAGGTTGGAAAACTATGGACTACAAAAGTTTTTAAACCCAAATTTTCTAAAATATTTAATGTAATGGCAGGCATCAAACGACTAATGTTTGATATTAAAACCTTCGTCAGACTTGCGAAAAGCCTGTTGTTGGCAATAATAGTTGCCATTGCTCCATACGTCGTAATAAAAAAAGAATTAGCTAATTTTATCCCTCTATTTTACACGGATGCACATCAGTTGACTATTTTCATCCTCCGAGTCGGATACAAAATGGTCACCTATGCAATGGTCCCCATGATAGTTCTCGCAATTGCTGACCTCTGGTATGCAAGATGGAATTATCAGGAAGAAATGAAAATGAGTAAAGATGAAGTTAAAGATGAGCGCAAACAAGCTGAAGGTGATCCACAAATAAAGCAGCAGCAAAGACAAAAAATGATGGCCGTACTACAGCAGCGCATGATGGCTGATGTACCCAAGGCCGACGTTGTAATTACAAACCCGACTCATTACGCAATTGCACTTAGATATGACGCATTGCAAGCCCCTGCCCCACAAGTTCTTGCCAAAGGTAAGAACAAAATTGCTGAAAGGATCAAAGAGGCTGCAAGGGAACACAACATTCCGATCCGTGAAAATAAGCCTTTGGCACAAGCCTTGTATAAACAGGTTGAGATCGGTGACATAATTCCAGAAGAACTTTACCAAGCTGTAGCCGCGATACTTGCTAAGCTTAACAAATTCACTCGTAAATAA
- the fliR gene encoding flagellar biosynthetic protein FliR produces MNLFHFNPNDLMSFYLTLFRVSIVLFLLPFFGGQSIPNPVKAALTIVITIGIWPYIHVDGSLMPSNPYNIALMILGELVLGLVMGIAVNVMFSAVQTGGNFIGVQMGFSMVNVLDPLTGTNEAVTAHFLYMTAILVFLCLNGHLYLMSAMVESFKYIPPGQIFISSKLTSQIMLISKDIFTLAVKVASPIIASIFVVDLALALISKMAPQMNVLMLGFPLKIMVGFFFLSMIFSILSIYVSEYVAGLPVLMLQIMKSASPPVQQLLGN; encoded by the coding sequence ATGAATTTATTCCATTTTAATCCAAATGATCTTATGAGTTTTTATCTTACCCTGTTCAGGGTAAGCATAGTACTGTTCCTGCTTCCTTTTTTTGGTGGGCAATCAATCCCGAACCCAGTGAAGGCAGCTCTTACAATTGTCATTACTATAGGCATATGGCCGTATATTCACGTGGACGGAAGTCTTATGCCATCGAATCCTTATAACATAGCTTTAATGATTTTAGGTGAGCTTGTCTTGGGACTGGTCATGGGAATAGCCGTCAATGTAATGTTTTCAGCAGTTCAAACCGGAGGCAACTTTATTGGTGTCCAGATGGGTTTTTCAATGGTGAATGTACTCGATCCACTTACAGGCACAAACGAAGCAGTTACAGCCCACTTCTTATACATGACAGCGATTCTTGTTTTTCTGTGCCTTAACGGTCATCTGTACTTAATGTCAGCTATGGTTGAAAGCTTTAAGTACATTCCTCCAGGACAAATATTTATTTCGTCAAAACTCACTTCACAAATCATGTTAATATCTAAAGATATTTTTACTTTAGCAGTAAAAGTAGCATCTCCGATCATTGCCTCCATCTTCGTTGTTGACCTTGCGCTGGCTCTTATCAGTAAAATGGCTCCTCAAATGAACGTTCTTATGCTCGGCTTTCCACTCAAAATCATGGTTGGTTTCTTCTTTCTAAGCATGATTTTTTCAATCTTATCCATATATGTAAGCGAATACGTTGCAGGGCTACCTGTGCTAATGCTTCAAATAATGAAATCTGCAAGCCCTCCTGTGCAACAATTACTCGGTAACTAG
- a CDS encoding M23 family metallopeptidase — MLLKKYHVVIFKNPCDNARKFQFRGWIFLFIFALIAGLAGGNIFLWTYYENYSGLEKNLVRSEKAVQEQKAQLLSLSQKMQNISQDLDRVRNFDSKLRVMINLDQGNVQDVAPKGGSTEADFSNNYLPLYRQELLVRKMHDFLAQLGTEAKLEEVRQQEIIHSMRSKQDALDATPSIWPAEGWVTSPFGWRSSPFTGKREYHKGIDISCPRGTPIYAPAQGTVTFSGTQGGYGKMVKLSHGANLSTRYGHMKQQAVKTGQVVTRGELIGYTGNTGRSTGPHVHYEVRLGGVPVNPMRYILN; from the coding sequence ATGCTTTTAAAAAAATACCATGTAGTCATATTTAAAAATCCATGTGATAATGCCCGTAAATTCCAGTTCAGAGGATGGATATTTTTATTCATCTTTGCACTGATTGCCGGGCTTGCAGGTGGAAATATTTTTCTTTGGACATACTACGAGAATTATTCAGGGCTTGAAAAAAATCTTGTTCGCTCTGAAAAGGCTGTCCAAGAGCAAAAAGCACAGCTTCTTTCGTTATCCCAGAAAATGCAAAATATCTCGCAAGACCTGGACAGAGTCAGAAATTTTGACTCAAAACTGCGAGTAATGATCAATCTTGATCAGGGCAATGTGCAGGACGTCGCACCTAAAGGCGGCTCCACCGAAGCAGACTTCTCAAATAATTATCTGCCACTTTATAGACAAGAACTTCTTGTTCGCAAAATGCATGATTTTCTGGCCCAGCTTGGCACTGAGGCTAAGCTAGAAGAAGTTAGGCAACAAGAAATCATCCACTCCATGCGTTCCAAGCAGGATGCATTAGATGCGACGCCATCTATATGGCCGGCTGAAGGGTGGGTAACATCTCCATTTGGTTGGAGAAGTTCTCCTTTTACGGGCAAACGTGAATACCACAAGGGGATCGATATTTCATGTCCGCGTGGAACCCCAATATATGCCCCGGCACAGGGAACAGTTACTTTTTCTGGAACTCAAGGCGGATATGGAAAGATGGTTAAGCTGAGTCATGGGGCTAATCTTTCTACACGATATGGACACATGAAACAGCAGGCCGTAAAAACAGGTCAGGTTGTAACCAGAGGTGAACTTATCGGCTACACCGGAAATACAGGCCGCTCAACAGGACCGCATGTTCACTATGAAGTCAGGCTCGGCGGAGTACCGGTTAACCCTATGAGATATATTTTGAATTAA